One genomic segment of Salmo trutta chromosome 8, fSalTru1.1, whole genome shotgun sequence includes these proteins:
- the LOC115197922 gene encoding skin calcitonin gene-related peptide-like — MYYLKLPVFLLVLLPCVATLPINRYFTPSREQESALPDREGWLVPGIVSNHYLGLIGARLQRGLTSVNSPHIEKRKCNTATCVTQRLADFLTRSSNTIGTVYAPTNVGSSTYGKRDLLQPPSYVPL, encoded by the exons ATGTATTACCTGAAGCTGCCCGTGTTCCTTCTCGTGCTGCTGCCATGTGTCGCCACCCTCCCTATCAACAG GTACTTCACCCCATCTAGGGAGCAAGAAAGCGCGCTCCCGGACAGAGAAGGCTGGCTCGTTCCCGGGATCGTCTCCAACCACTACCTCGGCCTCATTGGCGCGCGGCTCCAGAGAGGGCTCACATCTGTCAACAG CCCCCACATAGAGAAAAGAAAGTGCAACACGGCTACCTGTGTAACCCAGCGACTGGCCGACTTCCTGACCCGCTCCAGCAACACCATCGGCACGGTGTACGCCCCCACCAACGTAGGCTCCAGCACCTACGGGAAACGGGATCTACTGCAGCCTCCCAGCTATGTGCCACTCTAG